Genomic DNA from Alkalihalobacterium alkalinitrilicum:
CTTGAACCAGTAATAATACATACCTTATCTTTTAATCTCAATTATCCCATCTCCTTTTAAAGCTTTTGTTTTTATATCCTTCCTTTTTAGAAAAAAAGAAGTTTTTCACATCTAACTGATATGTGATATATCAGTTAGATGATAAAAAATCACTGCATATTATTAATAATGTCTTTTTGCAGGTGCTTCGCCCTACCAACAGACTCTATTCTTCTTTCAGCATATAAATCAGCTGCCTTATATGTTGGTATAGTCTCTTCTTTTGAAATCTTTATTATGTCAGTCATCGTTTCATAAATTCTCTCAACGTGATTAATCGCCCTTACTTCATTGAACCCACCTGGCTTTAAACGATCTGTATCATAAATCGTACCGCCTGCGTTGGCAATATAATCTGGAGCATACAAAATGCCTAATTCGCTTAAAAAATCACCGTGCTTCTCATCAGCAAGTTGATTATTTGCACTGCCTGCAACTACTTTACATTTAAGCTCTGAAATCGTTTGATCGTTTATGATTTTACCTAGTGCACACGGTGAAAAAACTTCAACATCGAGTGAGTGAATCGTCTCTGTACTTTCAACGCGCACTCCAAATTCTTCGGTTAATTCTTTTGTTCGCTTGGTATCAATATCAGCAATCGTTACATTAGCGCCTGCTTCTGTTAAGTATTTAACGAGATAATAACCGACACTTCCTACTCCCTGAACAGCCACTCTAATATCTTTTAATTGATCTGTTCCATATTTTTCTTTTACACAAGCCTTTATCGATTGGAACACTCCTAAAGCGGTTGACGGTGAAATCGGACCTGCACCACCCAATTCCCTTGGAAGAGTTACTACATAAGGCGTTTCTGATCGGATTGTTTCCATATCTCTTAATGTTGTACCGACATCTTGACCAGTAATATACAAACCATTTAAGCGGTTTAGAAATCTACCAAATGAACGAAATAATGCTTCACTTTTATCTTTCTTAGGATCAGCGATAATAACCGCTTTTCCACCACCAAGGTCTACTCCTGCAGCCGCATATTTATATGTCATCCCTTTTCCTAATCGAAGTGCGTCCTCAATCGCATCCCATTCAGTTGCATATGTCCACATTCTACATCCACCAGTAGCAGGTCCTAACGTTGTATCATGAATACAAATAACACCTTTAATTCCCGTTTGATTGTCATTAAAAAAATAAAGATTTTCATAATCATATTTCTGCATATATTCAAAGATCTTTCCTTCCAATTCGAACACCTCAATTTAACTATTATTTTAGTTTTGATAAAATATTCCTAGATTATTTTAGAACGGAGATACCTTGCTAGATTTTTCTCTTCCCCCTTCTCAAGCTGGTTTGAGGGTATAGTAGAAGGAGAAGACTTTTGCCAAAGTACACCTGCCGGCATTTTTGATTGGCTAAGTATACCTACAAACTCTTCTGGGGTAGTGCTTACTTTATCATAGTATTCTATATTTTCTTTATAGAAGTCGTAGCCATGGGACTTATTGAAAACCACACAAGGGCTGAATACATTAATCAAAGAAAATCCATTATGTTGTATACCTTTAACTACCAAGTCTTCTAAGTGTTTAAAATTACCTGCAAATCCTTGTGCTATAAAAGAAGCGCCTGATGACCAAGCAAGAAGCAATGGGTTGATAGGGGTGTCTTTGTTACCTATTGGTGTAGTCGATGATTGGTAACCAATAGGACTAGTTGGTGAAGTTTGCCCTTTTGTATTACCATAAACACCATTGTCCATAACAACATACGTAATATTTAAATTCCGTCTAGCTGCATGTACTAAATGACCAACACCTATTCCATATCCATCACCATCGCCACCTGCAGCAATTACAGTTAGTTCTGGTCGCGCTGCCTTTATACCTTGAGCAATAGTTAAAGCTCGACCATGGGTAGAGTGAATGGAATAACCACCGAAATAGTGTGCTATTTTCCCACTACAACCAATTCCAGATACTAATGTTGCGTCCTCTGGTTGAACTTGTAAATTGAGTAATGAACGCTGAATTGCTCTAAGGACTGCATAATCTCCACATCCAGGGCACCATGTAGGCGCATTTCCATTTGAATAGTCTTTCGTCGTTAATGTTTGTGTCATGTACTCACCCCCAACCTTTGAACTAACTCTTTTTCAAATTCTTCTTCTGTATAATGTTCACCATCAAAGCGCAGAATGGAATTAACCTCTTTGTGCTGAATCGCTTCTTTAATAAACGTTCGTATTTGGCCAGTAGCATTATATTCAGCTACAATGACTTTCTTTGTTTCCTTAATCGCATCTATAAGCTCCTGTAATGGCACTGGCGATAATTGTCTTAGTAAAATGCCTTGATAAGTTTCTGGATCTTTGTTTACGAGGTGCTCTATTAATTCTCCCATCGCTCCCGTTCCAATAATCGTTATTGGCGCCTTTTCACTACCAACTTTCGAAAACGCTCGATGATATATGATGTCATCTGTTTTATGCAATCTCCTTAGATGTAGCGACTGTCTAACCTCTTTAAAGTCAGGCTCCATATAACCTCTTTCATCATGTTCGTCACCGCTAGCAACATAAGCCCCACCTTTTACACCTGGAATGGTTCTGTTCGGTGGTAATCCATCAAGTGACTCGTATCGTATATACTTACCGTCTTCTACGTTTTCAGTGATCAATCGACCACGATCAATAACTATACCATTGATGGCCTCCTCTATTTCCGTCCAAGGAAGAGAGACACGCCTTAATGCTAAGTCTAGATCTAGTGCTATTATGACTGGGCATTGATAATAGTCTGCTAGGTTTAAAGCTTCCTGAATGACTGTAATACAATCAATGACACTAGTTGGAGTAAGTAATACTCTAGAAAACTCTCCATGACCACCATATTTGAGGTGATTTAGATCACTCTGCTCCGTTTTGGTTGGCATTCCTGTTGAAGGTCCACCCCGTTGATTATCAATGATTACTAACGGTATCTCTGTTGCTGAACAGTAGCCAATGCCTTCAGTCATCAATGATATACCTGGTCCGCTTGTCGCAACTATTGTTCTTTTTCCTGAAAAACTACATCCTATTGCTGCATGGATTGCAGCTATTTCATCTTCTACTTGATAAGTCGCACCGCCGAGTGGTGGTAACCATTCTGATAGATTTTCTAAAATCTCTGAAGCAGGTGTTATCGGATATCCGAAATAATGTCGGACACCGCCAGCTATAGCCCCGAGGGATAACGCGTCATTTCCAGATATACTTGCATATTCTGTATCTCTTTTTAACAGCGGTCGACCAACACATCTCGTCTTTGTCAATTGAAACCCTTCATAGAATAAATCTTGGTTCTTTTGATCTTTAAAACGTTGTTGAATTTGCTGTTGAACTTCTTTAAAAGAAATACCAAGTGCTCCCGTTATTACTCCGACTGCCCAAACATTAAAACCTATTTTAGGAATATCTAAAATATTTTTTTCTTCAACTGTATTAGTTACTTGTTTAGAACCATAGATAGAATATTCGTTCTTTACTCGGTCCTTATAACGTTTTACACCTTCATCATCCCAAACGATTGCCAAATCTACCTTTTCCAAACGAGGTGGTAGTTCGATTTCATCATCTTCTGAGATGTAGATTTCATATGCTGTGTGTCCTCCACGGATAATTGTTGAAAAATCTCTCCATACCCGATGTTTATATCCTAATGTTTTCAACACATTTGATAATATCTCGCCACCTGTTTCTATCCCCTGGCCAGTTAATCCAAGTATTGCAAAACTTTTCATCTTTACTTCCCTCCTTGTATTCATGTATAATCTGATATATTAGATATTATATAATATTCAGAAAAATAAAACAATAAGATTAAGAAAAATTTTTAAAAAACTCAATTACATTTTAAAAATACTCTTATACCACGAAAAAACACCTCAAGGCCTACTTGAAGTATTTTCGAAAGAATATTAAATTATATGTATTCTAATTAAAGAAACAACTAATACCATAGGA
This window encodes:
- a CDS encoding Leu/Phe/Val dehydrogenase encodes the protein MQKYDYENLYFFNDNQTGIKGVICIHDTTLGPATGGCRMWTYATEWDAIEDALRLGKGMTYKYAAAGVDLGGGKAVIIADPKKDKSEALFRSFGRFLNRLNGLYITGQDVGTTLRDMETIRSETPYVVTLPRELGGAGPISPSTALGVFQSIKACVKEKYGTDQLKDIRVAVQGVGSVGYYLVKYLTEAGANVTIADIDTKRTKELTEEFGVRVESTETIHSLDVEVFSPCALGKIINDQTISELKCKVVAGSANNQLADEKHGDFLSELGILYAPDYIANAGGTIYDTDRLKPGGFNEVRAINHVERIYETMTDIIKISKEETIPTYKAADLYAERRIESVGRAKHLQKDIINNMQ
- a CDS encoding thiamine pyrophosphate-dependent enzyme translates to MTQTLTTKDYSNGNAPTWCPGCGDYAVLRAIQRSLLNLQVQPEDATLVSGIGCSGKIAHYFGGYSIHSTHGRALTIAQGIKAARPELTVIAAGGDGDGYGIGVGHLVHAARRNLNITYVVMDNGVYGNTKGQTSPTSPIGYQSSTTPIGNKDTPINPLLLAWSSGASFIAQGFAGNFKHLEDLVVKGIQHNGFSLINVFSPCVVFNKSHGYDFYKENIEYYDKVSTTPEEFVGILSQSKMPAGVLWQKSSPSTIPSNQLEKGEEKNLARYLRSKII
- a CDS encoding 2-oxoacid:acceptor oxidoreductase family protein, which produces MKSFAILGLTGQGIETGGEILSNVLKTLGYKHRVWRDFSTIIRGGHTAYEIYISEDDEIELPPRLEKVDLAIVWDDEGVKRYKDRVKNEYSIYGSKQVTNTVEEKNILDIPKIGFNVWAVGVITGALGISFKEVQQQIQQRFKDQKNQDLFYEGFQLTKTRCVGRPLLKRDTEYASISGNDALSLGAIAGGVRHYFGYPITPASEILENLSEWLPPLGGATYQVEDEIAAIHAAIGCSFSGKRTIVATSGPGISLMTEGIGYCSATEIPLVIIDNQRGGPSTGMPTKTEQSDLNHLKYGGHGEFSRVLLTPTSVIDCITVIQEALNLADYYQCPVIIALDLDLALRRVSLPWTEIEEAINGIVIDRGRLITENVEDGKYIRYESLDGLPPNRTIPGVKGGAYVASGDEHDERGYMEPDFKEVRQSLHLRRLHKTDDIIYHRAFSKVGSEKAPITIIGTGAMGELIEHLVNKDPETYQGILLRQLSPVPLQELIDAIKETKKVIVAEYNATGQIRTFIKEAIQHKEVNSILRFDGEHYTEEEFEKELVQRLGVST